The following proteins are encoded in a genomic region of Gimesia algae:
- a CDS encoding transglutaminase-like domain-containing protein: MWRFLIPFLLSGSSLLAAEPVFDAIDYATPEKYLTAPASLGDQAKIKAQALTLKADTDQKTVSNVLDWMNASLKYQADLAYQWRNYDTVIGDGCYGGCADYAIACGVLLKSAGIPTVWVKTMDVPWIWTLKRGDAFQTWSGHVFLEVYLDGKWVLLDPGAKRVYLNYSPETRILPGNRFAYHKGNDPKTMIMSLQWEAWKQQTEAYFSKLDPRLLPVDTVASVVLGKTCFVIGNSPYYQKLTQLAQQKGLTVAKSFNTGYDTYLPLAKGHILYIATHEGQPTVPIATLEKYFPNAAAGIEPGQITIEGTQILFIELPREISINEKRNQLQQERKQLEQRKAKLLAK; the protein is encoded by the coding sequence ATGTGGCGGTTTTTGATTCCTTTTCTATTATCTGGCTCGAGTCTGCTGGCTGCAGAGCCCGTGTTTGATGCCATTGATTATGCTACTCCCGAGAAATATCTGACCGCTCCTGCCAGCCTGGGAGATCAGGCAAAGATCAAGGCGCAGGCGCTGACTTTGAAGGCAGACACAGATCAGAAAACGGTTTCCAATGTACTGGACTGGATGAATGCCAGTTTGAAGTATCAGGCTGATCTGGCATACCAGTGGCGCAACTATGATACGGTGATCGGGGATGGCTGCTATGGTGGCTGTGCTGATTATGCGATTGCCTGTGGTGTTCTGCTGAAAAGTGCCGGCATCCCGACCGTCTGGGTGAAGACGATGGATGTGCCCTGGATCTGGACTTTGAAACGAGGAGACGCGTTTCAGACCTGGTCGGGGCATGTGTTTCTGGAAGTATATCTCGACGGAAAATGGGTGCTGCTGGATCCGGGAGCAAAACGTGTCTATCTGAATTATTCCCCCGAGACGCGAATCCTGCCCGGCAATCGCTTCGCCTATCATAAAGGCAATGATCCCAAAACAATGATTATGTCTCTGCAGTGGGAGGCCTGGAAACAACAGACCGAAGCGTATTTTTCGAAACTGGATCCGAGGCTGCTGCCCGTTGATACTGTTGCCTCAGTCGTGCTGGGGAAAACCTGTTTTGTGATCGGGAATTCCCCTTACTATCAGAAACTAACGCAGCTGGCTCAACAAAAGGGGTTGACTGTAGCCAAATCGTTCAATACCGGCTACGACACCTATCTGCCGCTGGCGAAGGGGCACATCCTTTACATTGCGACACACGAAGGCCAGCCCACGGTTCCCATCGCGACACTGGAGAAGTATTTCCCTAACGCTGCAGCCGGGATTGAGCCGGGCCAGATCACGATCGAGGGGACACAGATTCTGTTTATCGAACTTCCCAGAGAGATTTCAATCAACGAGAAACGGAACCAGTTACAGCAGGAAAGGAAACAGCTTGAGCAGAGGAAGGCAAAGCTTCTCGCGAAGTAA
- a CDS encoding HEAT repeat domain-containing protein, which translates to MKSESETLSLDIRAMMYRYCFLLLLLVGCNSAPQIDYTTLTVDQLRSRLTDSDPNVRWQSVFELERREGGGIQAVKELTALLDDKNVEVRRVTTQAFAGIFMEAKPPYSKDLKQAIVVLKNNQDADEVVQTGVRIALGIVEAKQK; encoded by the coding sequence TTGAAATCAGAATCGGAAACTCTATCACTCGATATAAGGGCCATGATGTATCGTTACTGCTTTCTCCTGTTATTGCTCGTTGGCTGTAATTCTGCTCCACAAATTGATTATACCACGCTGACGGTCGATCAATTACGAAGCAGGTTGACCGACTCTGATCCCAATGTCCGCTGGCAGTCTGTATTTGAACTGGAACGCCGCGAGGGAGGAGGGATACAGGCTGTGAAAGAACTGACGGCCCTGCTGGATGATAAGAATGTGGAAGTGAGACGCGTGACTACCCAGGCATTCGCTGGGATTTTTATGGAGGCGAAGCCACCCTATTCGAAAGATCTAAAACAGGCAATTGTGGTGTTGAAGAATAATCAGGATGCTGATGAGGTGGTTCAGACCGGTGTGCGAATTGCACTGGGGATTGTGGAAGCAAAACAAAAATGA
- a CDS encoding SDR family oxidoreductase, whose product MGYEIQGQVALVTGANRGIGKVILEGLLKEGAAKVYAAVRDTSSVAGLIDEYGDKVVPVEFDLTKPALIKNAAEVASDVSLVVNNAGVLKPTTALSEDAVESLEFEMTANVYGLMRVAQAFAPVLKANGGGALVQLNSVASLKNFPQFTTYCASKAASYSVTQALKDLLKEQGTLVVSVHPGPIATDMGHDAGFDEIAESPELVAEGIVAALKAGEFHVFPDSMAKDVGAAYHSFAENVIEAEMAEG is encoded by the coding sequence ATGGGCTATGAGATTCAGGGGCAGGTGGCGTTGGTCACGGGAGCCAACCGCGGGATTGGGAAAGTGATTCTGGAAGGGTTGCTGAAAGAAGGGGCGGCCAAAGTGTATGCGGCTGTCCGGGATACTTCATCGGTGGCTGGATTGATCGACGAATATGGGGACAAGGTGGTACCTGTGGAATTTGATCTGACGAAGCCGGCCTTGATCAAAAATGCTGCGGAAGTGGCCAGTGATGTCTCGCTGGTGGTGAATAATGCAGGGGTTCTCAAGCCGACAACTGCTTTATCTGAAGACGCTGTTGAATCGCTGGAATTCGAGATGACTGCGAACGTGTATGGCCTGATGCGTGTTGCGCAGGCCTTCGCTCCCGTGCTGAAAGCCAATGGTGGCGGGGCGCTGGTGCAGTTGAATTCGGTCGCTTCACTGAAGAATTTTCCGCAGTTCACGACCTATTGTGCTTCCAAAGCCGCCTCTTATTCTGTGACACAGGCATTGAAAGACTTGTTAAAGGAACAGGGAACCCTGGTTGTCAGCGTGCATCCCGGCCCGATTGCGACTGACATGGGGCACGACGCCGGTTTTGATGAAATTGCAGAGTCCCCAGAGCTGGTCGCTGAGGGAATTGTGGCTGCTTTGAAAGCAGGTGAGTTCCATGTCTTCCCCGATTCGATGGCGAAGGATGTGGGAGCCGCTTATCACAGCTTCGCTGAAAATGTGATCGAAGCGGAGATGGCGGAAGGTTGA
- a CDS encoding carcinine hydrolase/isopenicillin-N N-acyltransferase family protein — MPAKYSRLFFLCTLLILITVSITTPATACTTAVISGKATADGRPLLWKNRDTSNIHNEVILLTKGPLRGTAVVNAGARKSIFMGVNEAGFCIENSLSKDLGTKGKKSGPGNGRLMKQALETCKTVADFKKLLEETNQTGRQTAANFGVIDAQGGAALFETGPTSFTMFDANDPAVAPHGYIVRSNFSTTARDFPANPTPEQLGKIYSAERYSQACSRLDLQKDKGITVDYLIRNLTRDLSDPKGTPWPGTVNGVKQKLPAVIKTDNTISRSTTVSAAVFQGVKPGEDPRLATMWTILGNPSFSIAVPCWVEVQEIADPLADDKGAELGEIAISLRAWSKSDDGKGINTEYLPDIWSDLWSVEDKILSLTSKFQAARVEHGYSPGAVTRFHQKMAQLAMTAMQQELREMKQAAITLPAPPPPAFAPVKKTIVIP; from the coding sequence ATGCCTGCGAAATACTCCCGGCTGTTTTTTCTCTGCACGCTGCTGATCCTGATCACAGTATCGATCACGACACCTGCAACCGCCTGCACCACCGCCGTCATCAGCGGCAAAGCAACAGCCGACGGTCGACCGCTGCTGTGGAAAAACCGCGATACCTCGAACATTCACAACGAAGTTATTCTGCTTACGAAAGGTCCTCTGCGCGGGACTGCGGTCGTCAATGCCGGCGCGCGGAAATCGATTTTCATGGGAGTCAACGAAGCTGGCTTCTGTATCGAAAATTCCTTGAGCAAAGACCTTGGCACAAAAGGGAAAAAATCGGGACCGGGAAATGGTCGCCTGATGAAACAGGCGCTGGAAACCTGTAAGACAGTCGCCGACTTCAAAAAGCTGCTCGAAGAAACCAATCAGACCGGCCGCCAGACCGCCGCCAATTTCGGCGTCATCGATGCCCAGGGGGGCGCGGCCCTGTTCGAAACCGGTCCCACCAGCTTTACGATGTTCGATGCTAACGATCCGGCGGTCGCTCCCCACGGTTACATTGTCCGTTCTAATTTCTCCACCACGGCCCGCGATTTTCCGGCCAACCCCACGCCAGAGCAACTCGGTAAGATCTATTCTGCAGAACGCTATTCCCAGGCCTGTTCCCGGCTCGACCTGCAAAAAGACAAAGGCATCACCGTCGATTACCTCATTCGCAATCTGACGCGTGATCTTTCCGACCCCAAAGGCACTCCCTGGCCCGGCACCGTCAATGGTGTCAAACAGAAACTCCCGGCAGTCATCAAAACAGACAACACCATCAGCCGCTCCACCACCGTTTCCGCTGCCGTCTTTCAAGGCGTGAAACCGGGGGAAGATCCTCGGCTGGCGACGATGTGGACCATCCTGGGTAATCCCAGTTTTTCCATCGCCGTCCCCTGCTGGGTCGAAGTGCAGGAAATCGCCGATCCGCTTGCGGACGACAAAGGAGCTGAGCTTGGCGAAATTGCGATCTCCCTGCGTGCCTGGAGTAAATCCGACGACGGAAAAGGCATCAACACCGAATACCTGCCCGACATCTGGTCTGATCTCTGGTCCGTGGAAGACAAGATCCTCTCGCTGACCAGCAAATTCCAGGCGGCACGCGTGGAGCATGGCTACTCGCCTGGAGCAGTCACCCGGTTCCATCAGAAAATGGCACAGCTCGCGATGACCGCCATGCAGCAGGAACTTCGCGAAATGAAACAGGCGGCGATCACACTCCCGGCCCCTCCGCCACCCGCGTTTGCTCCTGTCAAAAAAACAATTGTGATTCCCTGA
- a CDS encoding BPL-N domain-containing protein, with protein sequence MRPVSQFLLIVLFVSVCSSLQSAVIADEETPVRVAIFNFPKSGSKGHENLQRFLIPENGFQSTIISPEEIQDGQLKNFDVVVMPGGSGSGQAKALKPEGRAAVRTFVKNGGGYVGICAGAYLASSHYSWSLDIINARVWDRAHWKRGQTQVSIQLTPSGQEVLSNTKSKYNIYYSNGPLLVPDNQPDLPGYEVLASFESEVARNGAPAEAMTGTHAIIRSKFGSGRVICFSPHAETKNGPHSLIATGVYWAANQE encoded by the coding sequence ATGCGACCTGTTTCACAATTTCTGTTGATCGTATTATTCGTATCAGTTTGCTCATCTCTCCAATCCGCGGTAATTGCAGACGAGGAAACACCGGTTCGCGTCGCCATCTTTAATTTCCCCAAATCCGGTTCTAAAGGTCATGAAAATCTGCAGCGGTTCCTGATTCCTGAAAACGGCTTCCAGTCCACAATCATTTCTCCAGAAGAAATTCAAGACGGTCAGCTCAAGAACTTCGACGTCGTCGTCATGCCGGGCGGCAGTGGCAGTGGTCAGGCCAAAGCACTCAAACCGGAAGGCCGTGCCGCAGTCCGCACGTTCGTGAAAAATGGAGGCGGTTACGTCGGCATCTGTGCTGGCGCTTATCTGGCTTCTTCGCATTACAGTTGGTCGCTCGATATTATCAACGCCCGTGTCTGGGATCGTGCTCACTGGAAACGGGGTCAAACGCAGGTCTCCATCCAATTAACTCCTTCCGGCCAGGAAGTCCTCAGTAACACAAAATCAAAGTACAACATCTATTATTCCAACGGCCCCTTACTCGTCCCCGACAACCAACCTGATCTCCCCGGTTATGAAGTCCTCGCCTCTTTTGAATCCGAAGTTGCCCGCAACGGTGCCCCGGCAGAAGCAATGACAGGCACTCATGCCATCATCCGCTCCAAATTCGGTTCTGGTCGCGTGATCTGCTTTAGCCCTCACGCCGAAACAAAAAACGGCCCACACTCCCTGATCGCCACCGGCGTCTACTGGGCCGCGAATCAGGAATGA
- a CDS encoding metallophosphoesterase family protein produces the protein MRKMHGSIIYFTTGLPSIMAICGFCFCLFTQTLIAQTEPTAVDGWGIRRQLEEPITEGVIWVQCQFEPSKDWDSGAFFDLRGEKSNDVIARIAAEPYQRKGSDEKQIRWHSAYERPEWRLYTFTPFESRPYTLTMRADLDRKSYACWVDQQTLGEDLPLTSNAAVSQIYLGNAGEPDDAAQGRQLVVSKNAPKGFEFPRLLPETEDGLIFRFAAVGDPQLGFSGFEVDKARFALAVDQINRSGAELSLMLGDMVHVKTDLKAYDAMLELVKGFAAPYHYVRGNHEIPELFIRYFYRELHYSFVHKGVRFVVIDAEGNHVGMSDSQLDWVEAEFQKAEKAGEEIVIALHVSPWQNNERGRGKYNQIGVGRDRLRALMKQYQVLLCLSGHYHRPVWHGHEEETHYLVLGGTAMVSAGSFGWCSFDVYPDRIVMHHKPLFFGYERADVKQLHSAQGWLNYQEIKAQHPYTQQGPLTIPRKRPVTGK, from the coding sequence ATGCGAAAAATGCATGGCTCGATTATTTATTTCACTACAGGTTTGCCATCGATTATGGCGATTTGTGGTTTCTGCTTTTGTCTGTTTACACAGACGCTCATTGCACAGACGGAGCCGACTGCCGTGGATGGCTGGGGGATCCGTAGACAACTGGAAGAACCGATCACTGAGGGAGTGATCTGGGTCCAGTGTCAGTTTGAACCCTCAAAAGACTGGGACAGCGGTGCGTTCTTTGATCTCAGGGGTGAGAAGTCGAACGATGTGATTGCACGGATTGCGGCGGAGCCTTATCAGCGCAAAGGTTCAGACGAGAAACAGATCCGCTGGCATTCGGCGTATGAGCGTCCCGAATGGCGTCTGTATACTTTCACTCCGTTTGAGTCCCGGCCTTATACCCTGACGATGCGGGCCGACCTGGATCGGAAGTCGTATGCCTGCTGGGTGGATCAGCAGACGCTGGGGGAAGATCTGCCATTGACGAGCAATGCTGCTGTCTCGCAGATTTACCTGGGGAATGCGGGCGAACCCGATGACGCGGCGCAGGGGAGGCAACTGGTTGTTTCAAAAAATGCGCCGAAGGGATTTGAATTCCCGCGCCTGCTGCCGGAAACAGAGGACGGGTTGATCTTTCGTTTTGCCGCCGTGGGAGATCCGCAGTTGGGATTCAGCGGCTTTGAGGTGGACAAAGCCCGCTTCGCGCTGGCCGTCGATCAAATCAATCGCTCGGGGGCCGAGTTATCGCTGATGCTGGGAGACATGGTGCATGTCAAAACCGATTTGAAAGCCTATGACGCGATGCTGGAACTGGTCAAGGGGTTCGCTGCGCCTTACCACTACGTGCGGGGCAACCATGAGATTCCGGAACTGTTTATCCGCTATTTTTATCGCGAGCTGCATTACTCGTTCGTACACAAAGGGGTGCGGTTTGTGGTGATTGACGCTGAAGGCAATCATGTGGGCATGAGCGACAGTCAGCTGGACTGGGTCGAGGCGGAGTTTCAGAAAGCGGAAAAAGCGGGTGAGGAAATTGTGATAGCATTGCATGTTTCTCCCTGGCAGAATAACGAACGGGGCCGGGGAAAATACAACCAGATCGGGGTCGGGCGTGACCGGTTGAGGGCGTTGATGAAACAGTACCAGGTGCTGCTCTGCCTGAGCGGGCACTATCATCGTCCGGTGTGGCACGGTCATGAAGAAGAGACACACTACCTGGTACTGGGAGGCACAGCGATGGTCAGTGCGGGGAGTTTCGGCTGGTGCAGTTTCGATGTTTATCCTGACCGGATTGTCATGCATCATAAGCCGCTGTTCTTTGGCTATGAACGGGCCGATGTCAAACAGTTACATTCTGCACAGGGCTGGTTGAACTATCAGGAGATCAAAGCACAGCATCCCTACACACAGCAGGGGCCCCTGACGATTCCCCGAAAGCGACCGGTTACCGGGAAATAA
- a CDS encoding 6-bladed beta-propeller: MKKCLNYITVAVVFSVTVSLSAAEKVAPVRMGSGIMTFDTVPGWGFDEQGRSVLGPTHGGVVIDKAGNIYTSAKIGVVVFAPDGKVVRRFLGDEYSNIHDMEIREEADGEFIYGARNANAEGIKFNAETGEMILKMPFPKESGLDLKKFAPTAITVAPNGDIILSDGYASNYIFKFDKNGKYKSHFGKKGNGLKEFNTAHGMTLDTRYDPPRLLICDRNHMPKGRLLHYDLDGNFIEEVITGLGMPTSVSIQGDYVSVPDLHGRLVILDKTNTIVAVLGNNEDPKTHRNFNVPQDQWREGIFSGTHGSYWDKDGNLYVQDWNVSGRLMKLVRVK; encoded by the coding sequence ATGAAAAAGTGCTTGAATTATATTACGGTGGCTGTGGTGTTCAGCGTAACAGTCTCGCTGTCGGCGGCGGAAAAAGTTGCACCAGTGCGGATGGGCAGCGGGATCATGACCTTCGATACAGTGCCCGGCTGGGGATTTGACGAGCAGGGGCGTTCGGTCCTGGGACCAACCCACGGCGGCGTCGTGATTGATAAAGCGGGGAATATCTACACAAGTGCCAAAATTGGTGTGGTTGTCTTTGCACCTGATGGCAAAGTCGTGCGTCGTTTTCTGGGGGACGAATATTCCAACATCCATGACATGGAAATTCGCGAAGAAGCAGATGGCGAATTCATTTACGGGGCCCGCAATGCAAACGCGGAAGGCATCAAGTTCAACGCAGAGACTGGCGAGATGATCCTGAAAATGCCGTTCCCGAAAGAATCAGGGCTCGATCTGAAGAAGTTCGCTCCGACGGCGATTACCGTGGCTCCCAATGGTGACATCATTCTGTCGGACGGCTACGCCAGCAATTACATTTTCAAGTTCGACAAGAACGGCAAATACAAATCCCACTTCGGCAAGAAGGGGAACGGGTTGAAGGAATTCAATACCGCGCATGGCATGACACTGGATACGCGTTACGATCCCCCGCGTCTGCTGATCTGCGACCGCAATCATATGCCCAAAGGACGTCTGCTGCATTACGATCTGGATGGTAATTTCATCGAAGAAGTGATTACGGGACTGGGCATGCCGACGTCTGTTTCGATTCAGGGCGATTATGTTTCGGTTCCCGACCTGCATGGGCGACTGGTGATTCTGGACAAGACCAACACCATCGTGGCCGTTCTGGGAAACAATGAAGATCCTAAAACGCACCGTAATTTCAATGTGCCCCAGGATCAGTGGCGCGAAGGCATCTTCAGCGGCACCCATGGTTCCTACTGGGACAAAGATGGCAACCTGTACGTGCAGGACTGGAACGTATCCGGTCGTTTGATGAAGCTGGTGCGGGTTAAGTAA
- a CDS encoding PDZ domain-containing protein: MKRIALSLMIITMVFSTSLLDVEAGNRGRSGGSSRSGHSGGSSFSRSSRSSNFSRGRTQSRAPRMQSSQRSTRNFSNVRKTPTTMNRTPSTRTLRDHRTPTTRNTRDHRTGNTTFTRDHRQMSVRPKTASSAPRPRQTFKPIDTGIGNGKPASGIRPRPGNGTPKPRPSIKPIDPGIGNGRPGSGGIRPRPGNGAPKPRPSIKPVDPGIGNGKPGTGVIKPRPKPGVGTPKPRPRPRPPVGNGPPKPRPPKPNPGHGNNGGGHHGGNNGGHHAGGHHNGGHHNGNHGHHWHNHRPRFSWWWYNYCTPLQNYGPGNYQYCNYVYPTCDYVAPNGQIVEDVRWYLGMKGLMLPGKGIGIESVAADSPADLTGLKPGMVITKCNGVVITDDTTFGQVIAESGGVLEMELLESIDGPQLEATVQMTRLPTANF, from the coding sequence ATGAAACGTATCGCACTCAGCCTGATGATCATCACCATGGTCTTCAGCACCAGCCTGTTGGATGTCGAAGCCGGTAATCGCGGACGCTCAGGTGGCTCCAGTCGCTCAGGACATTCAGGCGGTTCCAGCTTTTCCCGCTCTTCACGATCCAGTAATTTTTCTCGCGGCAGGACGCAGAGCCGGGCTCCGAGAATGCAATCGTCGCAGCGATCAACCCGGAACTTTTCCAACGTCCGCAAAACCCCGACCACAATGAACCGAACACCCTCCACTCGTACACTTCGCGATCATCGTACGCCGACAACGCGTAATACCCGTGATCATCGGACTGGCAACACCACTTTCACTCGCGACCATCGCCAGATGAGCGTCAGACCCAAAACAGCGAGTTCGGCACCTCGACCACGCCAGACATTCAAACCCATTGATACAGGCATTGGTAATGGCAAGCCTGCCAGCGGGATTCGGCCTCGACCGGGTAATGGTACTCCCAAGCCACGGCCCTCGATCAAACCCATCGATCCGGGTATCGGAAACGGCAGACCAGGTAGTGGTGGGATTCGGCCTCGTCCCGGTAATGGCGCCCCCAAACCACGACCCTCAATTAAACCTGTTGATCCGGGTATTGGAAACGGCAAACCAGGTACAGGCGTAATTAAACCTCGTCCTAAACCAGGAGTCGGGACACCAAAACCACGACCTCGTCCACGACCTCCCGTTGGTAATGGACCTCCCAAACCACGTCCACCAAAACCAAATCCCGGACATGGTAACAACGGTGGAGGTCATCACGGCGGGAATAACGGCGGACACCACGCTGGTGGACACCACAACGGCGGCCATCACAATGGAAACCACGGTCATCACTGGCACAATCATCGTCCCCGGTTTTCCTGGTGGTGGTATAACTACTGCACGCCTCTGCAAAACTATGGTCCAGGCAACTACCAGTACTGCAACTACGTGTACCCCACCTGTGACTATGTCGCTCCCAACGGTCAGATCGTCGAAGACGTTCGCTGGTACCTGGGAATGAAAGGATTGATGTTACCCGGTAAAGGCATCGGTATCGAATCGGTCGCAGCAGATTCTCCCGCCGATCTGACCGGACTGAAACCTGGTATGGTCATCACCAAGTGTAACGGCGTAGTCATCACCGACGATACCACTTTCGGACAGGTCATCGCAGAATCCGGTGGCGTGCTGGAAATGGAACTGCTCGAATCAATTGATGGTCCCCAACTTGAAGCAACCGTGCAGATGACGCGTCTGCCAACTGCGAATTTCTAA
- a CDS encoding peroxidase family protein, translating into MLFPKSHRRQASHKASPSSAVEHLEDRQLLSAMNSLPTDMADDTDLQSNTTPEYASIDGTGNNIDNPEYGSTNTELLRLADADYSDGQYTPAGEDRPSSREISNVIAAAETSQTNDRYLTDILWVWGQFIDHDITLTQSALDEDGNPLESFPIEVPTGDIYFDPDGSGDDLIGLNRSTYEVDENGIRQQINQITAFIDGSVIYGSDAERAASLRTFQGGLLATSDGDLLPYGDDGFFLAGDIRANENAALTSMQTIWMREHNRIATELALEDPSLTDEQLYQQARQIVSAEIQAITFNEFLPALFGSDAISRYQGYDSSVDPSIANEFSTAAYRFGHTMLSSELLRLDENGNTADEGNLALLNAFFNPSEVENNGVDSLLRGLTVNLAQEIDNQVVDDVRNFLFGPPGAGGFDLASLNIQRGRDHGLADYNSTRVALGLDPVENFSDITSDPDVAARLETLYGTVDNIDLWVGGLAEDHLPGSSMGETFSFIIIDQFQRLRDGDRFWYENVFSGKALDEINGTTLADVIERNSDVSGLQENVFFAPTVMQIDLAETRTTDVSVRLNKGILEVVDNRTRQVIGSQSLDSVERLMLTSTDPGSLRIRYRGITPTDLPGGMIVEAGKGRDDALIINGTKQNDTIVVNENVVEVNGMELEFTGVERIVIQHTNVDDSIQVADDVDIDVNVLDMVRRDSRHDGPPGREQPPHQNDHRPTQGPDRQRADERNAGKDRDDFGMLDQVFASSDLEKVLDMSPKKRRR; encoded by the coding sequence ATGCTATTCCCAAAATCACATCGCCGTCAGGCATCCCATAAAGCATCTCCTTCTTCCGCCGTTGAACACCTGGAAGATCGACAACTGTTGTCGGCCATGAATTCCCTCCCCACAGACATGGCTGACGACACCGACCTGCAATCGAATACAACTCCCGAGTACGCGTCGATCGACGGGACCGGCAACAACATCGACAACCCGGAATACGGCAGTACCAATACCGAACTGCTGCGGCTGGCTGACGCTGACTACAGCGATGGCCAGTACACACCTGCCGGGGAAGATCGCCCGAGTTCCCGCGAAATCAGTAATGTCATCGCTGCCGCAGAAACTTCTCAGACCAATGACCGTTACCTGACGGACATCCTCTGGGTCTGGGGCCAGTTTATCGATCATGATATCACCCTGACCCAATCCGCGCTCGATGAAGACGGCAATCCGCTGGAATCATTTCCCATCGAAGTTCCGACCGGCGATATTTACTTCGACCCCGACGGTTCCGGCGATGATCTGATCGGCTTGAATCGATCCACCTACGAGGTAGACGAAAACGGCATCCGTCAGCAGATCAATCAGATAACCGCCTTCATCGATGGGTCGGTGATCTACGGCTCGGATGCCGAGCGGGCCGCCAGTTTGAGAACATTTCAGGGAGGGCTACTGGCGACCAGCGATGGGGATCTGCTGCCCTATGGAGATGACGGTTTCTTTCTGGCAGGCGATATTCGCGCCAACGAAAACGCGGCATTGACGTCGATGCAGACCATCTGGATGCGGGAGCATAATCGAATTGCAACCGAACTGGCGCTGGAAGACCCAAGTCTGACCGACGAACAACTGTATCAACAGGCGCGGCAGATCGTGTCTGCTGAAATACAGGCAATCACCTTCAATGAATTCCTCCCGGCATTATTCGGTTCCGATGCCATCAGCAGATACCAGGGGTACGATTCCAGCGTCGACCCGAGTATCGCCAATGAATTCTCAACCGCCGCCTATCGCTTTGGGCACACCATGCTGTCGTCAGAACTATTGCGGCTTGACGAAAACGGCAACACCGCCGACGAAGGTAATCTCGCGCTCTTGAACGCCTTCTTCAACCCGAGCGAAGTCGAAAACAATGGCGTCGATTCCCTGTTACGTGGTTTGACCGTGAACCTCGCCCAGGAAATCGATAACCAGGTCGTCGACGATGTACGCAATTTCCTGTTTGGCCCTCCGGGGGCCGGAGGCTTTGATCTGGCGTCGCTGAATATTCAGCGTGGTCGTGATCATGGACTCGCGGATTACAACTCAACACGGGTGGCGCTGGGACTGGACCCCGTGGAAAACTTCTCTGATATCACTTCCGATCCCGATGTCGCTGCCAGACTCGAAACGCTGTACGGCACGGTCGACAACATCGATCTGTGGGTCGGCGGACTGGCCGAAGATCATCTGCCGGGATCGAGCATGGGTGAGACCTTCTCATTCATCATCATCGATCAGTTCCAGCGACTTCGCGATGGAGATCGCTTCTGGTACGAAAATGTGTTTTCCGGTAAAGCACTTGACGAAATCAACGGCACAACACTCGCTGACGTCATCGAACGCAACTCGGATGTCTCCGGGCTGCAGGAAAACGTCTTCTTTGCCCCGACTGTCATGCAAATCGATCTGGCTGAAACCCGTACCACTGATGTCTCCGTTCGCCTTAATAAGGGGATCCTCGAAGTCGTCGATAACCGAACGCGGCAGGTCATCGGCAGCCAGTCTTTGGACAGCGTGGAACGTCTGATGCTGACGAGTACCGACCCCGGTTCACTGCGAATCCGCTACAGGGGCATCACTCCGACAGATCTACCCGGCGGCATGATTGTCGAAGCTGGCAAAGGACGCGATGACGCATTGATCATCAATGGCACAAAACAGAACGATACGATTGTCGTGAATGAGAATGTGGTTGAAGTCAATGGCATGGAACTGGAATTCACCGGCGTCGAACGGATTGTGATTCAGCATACCAACGTTGATGATTCTATTCAGGTGGCCGATGATGTCGACATTGATGTCAACGTGCTGGACATGGTACGACGCGACTCCAGGCATGATGGACCTCCCGGCAGAGAGCAGCCACCACACCAGAACGATCATCGCCCGACACAAGGGCCAGACCGGCAGAGAGCGGACGAACGAAATGCCGGAAAAGACCGCGACGATTTCGGAATGCTGGACCAGGTCTTTGCCTCTTCTGACCTGGAAAAAGTGTTAGATATGTCACCCAAAAAACGCCGTCGGTAA